TCGGTCCGGATTTCCCGGTCATCTCACTCGGGAACAAGCCCTTGTTTAATGGCAAACTTTACCAAATCGGCAGTGCTCTTGACGCCGAGTGCCGCAAGCAACTGGCTCTTGTGATCTTCCACTGTCCTTACGGAGATCCCAAGCTGGGCCGCGATTTCTTTCATGCGCTTGCCCTGGGCGATCAGCCGCAGCACTTCCAGCTGGCGCGAGGAGAGCGAGGGTCCGCCGCCATCGGTTGAGCGTGACATCGTCTGCAGCACGTCCTTGGTGATGTGCGGCGTCAGATAGATGCGGTCGGCCATGACCGCTCGGATCGCGTCGAGCAATTCCTCTCCGGCGGCCGCCTTGAGAAGGTAGCCGCATGCGCCGTCGCGTATTGCCTGCGTTGCGAGCTGCGGTTCGGTGTGAACCGTCAGGAAAATGAAGCGGGTCTTCGACCCACCTGCCTTGAGCTGCCGCAGAGCCTCCAGTCCGCTCATGACGGGCATGGTGACATCGGACACGACGATGTCGGGTTTCAATCGCTGCACGGCCTCGACGAGCTGTTTGCCATTTTCGACTTGCGCAACGAGGTCGGCGACCTCGCCGACCAGCCGGCCCAGTCCTTCGGCAACCATCACATGGTCGTCTGCGAGGATCACGCGCGGTCTCAATGGGATCCTCCGGCCGGAATGCAGATGGTAGCAATGGTGCCTGCCTGCGGTGCCGACTTGATCTCGAATGTGCCGCCCAGCATCCTCACGCGCTCGCGCATGCTCAGGAGCCCGAGACCGCACTGGCTGCCGGAGGCGTTGGCGTCGAAACCTTCCCCGTCGTCGGCAATCTTCATCACGATTTGACCGTCCTCGCGCGCGACCGAAATACGCCCGGTTCGGGCATGGGCATGCTTTGCGATGTTGCGCAGCGCTTCCTGCGCAACCCTGTACAGGCAGAGCTTGACGTCGTCCCTTACCTCCGTGCAGCCTTCGGCTACATCGAGATCAATGGATGTGTTCGACCCACGGGTGATCTCCTCGCAGCGTTCGCGCAAGGCTTCCGGCAAACCGGCATGTTCGAGCACGCCTTGGTGCAGGCCATGCGAGAGGTCGCGCATATCTTCCGCCAGATCGACCGTCATCCGCTGAAGCCGGGCCAGTTCGGCCCTGGTCGTATCTGGTGAATCAGGCAGACGGCGCCTCAGGCTGCTCAGTCCAATTGACAGGGAGGCGACGCGTTGGCCGACATCGTCGTGTAATTCACGCGCAATTCGCTGGCGCTCTTCGTCCTGCGCATGGATCAGTCGGCCGGCAAGGTATCGCAGCTGCTCATAACTGGTGCGCAGCGCGCTCTCCTTCGAGCGATTGTCTTGTTCCGCCGCCCAGCGACGCGACCGCTGCACGATGAGGGCAGCGATGAGGACCGACTGGAGGACGATGAGGGAACCCGCTCCAATGATGTAGCGATGATAGAGCTCCCAGACGCCGGGCTCCTTGAAGAGAACCACCGAGCCAGGCGGAAGATTGTCTTCGCTCAGGCCCCAACGGTGCATTGCCTGGTAGTCCACCCGGTACGCTGCTTCTGAGCTGGTTCGCGGAGGAATCGAGGCCGGGTCCTTGCCCGCGAGGATTTCGAGCGCGATGTCGCCGGCGGTGCGTCCCATCGCTTCGTAGCTCTCGCTGAACCCGCCAATGAAGCCTCTCACCGGGTAGGGATATGGCGCATAAACTGGGGCGGACGAAGACTTGATGAGTTGGGCGGCGACCTCGGACGGCATCAGAGCTTTCCCGCCGCCGTCGCGAAACATCGAAAGAAGAATGACAATTGCGTCGCTGGGGATCTGGGTGACCTTTGCGATGACTTCGTCGTAGCGCAGATCGAACAGATAGGTCGTATCGAGCTTGCCGCCTCGCGCCTCGACGACTGTTCGAGCGATTGGTTGCCATCGTCGGTCGACAAGGCCGCTTCCTGCAATGATGAAGAGGCGGCTGGCATCCGGTTGCAGGCGCTCGGCCAGAGCGATGGTCGCGTTCAAATTCGCGGCAAGGTCGACAATGTGACCGGTCACATCAGGTGGCGGCCCTGCCACGGCGTAGCCCGGCTTTGAGACGCCGAGAAAGACAACGGGAACATGAGGAGCGAAATCGTCCCGATGCCGTATGACGAAGGGCAGGGCATCGCCACCGATGACCATCACGACATCAGGCCGCCTGTGCGCGTATCTGTCCCGGAGAAAGCCGGCCATCAGGGCCTCGTGACCCGGCTCGGCAAAACGTGCGAGGTCGAGATATTCGGCGTCGAGCTCGATCTTCTGCGGCGAACGCTCCAGAAGACGGCCTCGCGCTCCGTCCGAAGCCATGGACGTAGCTGGAAATGTGTAGTTGTACGAATGCAGGATCAGAATGTGCTTCGCCGCCTCATCCGCGTAGCTTGGCGATCCGAAACACAGGAGGCCGCACAAAAGAAGTCTCGTCGCTCTGTGACGCCTTATCGAGGCAGCCAGGCGCGAGAACCCGAGGATCTTTGCGCAGCACATCGAGAAAACCTGGGCTTTCGTCGATCCAGGAAAGCTATCGTGTACCGAGGGTGCTGGGATGTGCAGTTCGTGCCATCAACCAATTTGTCGCGGTCGAGGGCGGATTTAGCGGTCTTGCTCGAACGGCGCTCCAACCAGGCGCTCGGACGGTTCGACTCGACAGGGACCCAGACTTCCGCGTCGACCTCGCATTTAAGAGCTGTCGATGATCGCATGTCCGGATGTGGTTACTTGTGAACCTCACGTGATCTCAGTCTCGAATCCGGGAAGCTCCGAGAGCGGACGTCAATCTGATGGCCATCACCTCGCGCTAACGTCAGTCGGCTTGGTATGGTGATACCTCAAGGCTTACTTTGCATGAGGTTGTTTTGCAGTTTTTGATGAGAGCCTCGCTCGGCTGAACCAGCCGAGAGCCTCTAGGTCGCCGCCTCGTCATATTGCGCACTGGCATCGAGCCATTGCTCCTCGGCACGCGCCAGTGCGTCGGCCGCATTGGCGCGCGCCTTCGAGAGCTGCGCGGCCTGTTTCGGGTCGCGGGTGAAGATGTCGGGCAGGGCGAGCGCGGTATCGATCTTGGCGATGATCTCGCTGACACGGGCGATCTCGGCCTCGGCTTCCGCGATGCGCTTTTTCAGCGGCCCCCGATTGTCCGACCGTGCGCGCTGCAGCTTCTCGGCTGGCGCGGTGCGCTCGCGCGGGCTGTTGTCCGCGCTCGCCGCCGACAGCACCACGCGGCGGTAGTCATCGAGGTCGCCGTCGTAGTTCGTCACCGTGCGATCGGCGACCAGCCAGAGCTGCTCGGCGCAGGCCTCGATCAGATAGCGGTCGTGCGAGACCATGATGACAGCGCCGGGAAAGTCGTTGATGGCCTCCGCAAGTGCGGCGCGACTGTCGATGTCGAGATGGTTGGTCGGCTCGTCCAGGATGATCATGTTGGGGCCGAAGAAGGTCGCAAGCCCCAAGAGCAGCCGCGCCTTCTCGCCGCCGGAAAGCTTGCCGGCCTTGGTGTCGGCCGCCTTGCCGGAAAAGCCGATCGCGCCGGCGCGCGCCCGCACCTTGGCCTCGGGCGCATCGCCCATCAGCTTGCGGACGTGATCGTAGGCGGAGGCATCCTCGTTCAATTCGTCGAGCTGGTGCTGCGCGAAATAGGCGATCGACAATTTGTCAGCGCGCGTGACCCTGCCGGAGAATGGTGCGAGCTTGCCCGCGAGCAGCTTCACCAGCGTCGACTTGCCGTTGCCATTGGCGCCCAGAAGCGCGATGCGGTCGTCATTGTCGATGCGCAAGGTGACGCGGCTCAGCACGGGGGTCGTCGGATCATAGCCGACCGAGACGTTGTCGACCGCGATGATTGGCGGCGACAGCGTCTTCTCCGGCGGCGGGAAGCTGATCTCGTGCACGTCCTGCGTCACCAGCGCCGTGATCGGCTTCAGCCGCTCCAGCATTTTGACGCGCGACTGGGCCTGGCGGGCTTTTGAGGCCTTGGCCTTGAAGCGGTCCACGAAGGCTTGCAGGCGCGCGCGCTCGGCCTCCTGGCGCTTGACCTGCTTGGCATCGAGCAATTCGCGCGCGGCGCGCTGCTCCTCGAAGGATGAATAGCTGCCGCGATAGAGCGTCAGCTTGCCGCGATCCAGATGCAGGATCTGGTCGACCGAGCTCTCCAGCAGATCGCGGTCGTGGCTGATCACGATCACGGTGCGCGGATAGTGGGCGAGGTGATCCTCCAGCCACAGCGTGCCTTCAAGGTCGAGATAGTTGGTGGGCTCGTCGAGCAGCAGGAGGTCGGGCGCTGCGAACAGCGTCGCGGCGAGCGCCACGCGCATCCGCCAGCCGCCGGAGAACTCCGCGCAGGCGCGCAACTGGTTCGCGGCCGAGAATCCGAGGCCTGAGAGAATCGCAGCCGCGCGGGCAGGGGCCGAATGCGCATCGATGTCGACGAGCCGGGTCTGGATCTCCGCGATGCGATGCGGGTCGTGCGCGGTCTCGGCCTCGCGCAGCAGCGCGTCGCGCTCGAGATCGGCCTTGAGCACGACCTCGATCAGGCTTTCCGGGCCGTCAGGAGCCTCCTGCGCAAGACTGCCGATGTGCCAGCGTGGCGGCAGCGTGACCGAGCCATGCTCGGCGGCGAGCTCGCCGCGGATCACCTTGAACAGCGTCGACTTGCCGGTGCCGTTGCGTCCCACGAGGCCGACGCGCGAGCCGGGCGTGATCTGCACGGAGCTCCGGTCGATCAGGAGGCGTCCGGCGAGGCGGATCGAGAGGTCGGTGATGCTGAGCATGCGGCCTTGTCACCGCAGCGCGCGGCAAACGCAACCCCGTTTTACGCCTAGTTCTGCGGATCGCGGTCGCGATCCCGCTTGCGCAGCTCGTTGACGAGGTGCTCGAGATATGTCGGAAGCCGTGGCTCGGGCCGAAGGCTCTGCTGGAGCCGCTCGCCGATGGCGTCGCAGATCGATCGGCTGGTCCGCCGGTCCATCTGTTCGCTGTCATTGGCGGATTGGCGAGGCATCACAGGGTTCCATTCTGAAAAAAGCAAGGACACCCTACCAAGTCACTGAGCACGAAATAGTTTCGGGTCCCAATGGGCCCACCGTCCATTCTCGTAAAAATTGTATGAACGCGGCGATGGACGCCCAAGGCAAATCGTCCAAGGCAAATTATCCAAGGCAAAGCCCCGGCGGCGGGGGACGCCGGGGCTTCTTCTGGTCGTTCTGTTGGGTAGTTCTCTTGGGTAGTTCTCTTGGGTAGTTCTCTTGGGTAGTCTTCTTGGAAGGTGCTGACGGGCTCAGTAGCAGCGGTTCACCAGCCGCCAGCGGGGTCCCCAGGGGGTCGGGACCAGCTGGCGCACATAGCAGCCGCCATAGCCGTAGGAGACGGGGCCGCCGGCATAAAAGCGCGGTGCGCCCCAGCCGTAGCCGTGCCAGCCGCCATGCCAGCCACCCCAACCGCCATGCCAATGGGCGGAGGCAGAGGTAGGAGCCAGCGCGGCACCCAGCGCGACCGCGGCGACTGCAGCAAGCGAAAGTTTCCTCAACATGGTGATCTCCTCAAAACTGCCGGCGCGGGCCTGCGCGTCG
This region of Bradyrhizobium sp. CCGUVB1N3 genomic DNA includes:
- a CDS encoding ABC-F family ATP-binding cassette domain-containing protein — its product is MLSITDLSIRLAGRLLIDRSSVQITPGSRVGLVGRNGTGKSTLFKVIRGELAAEHGSVTLPPRWHIGSLAQEAPDGPESLIEVVLKADLERDALLREAETAHDPHRIAEIQTRLVDIDAHSAPARAAAILSGLGFSAANQLRACAEFSGGWRMRVALAATLFAAPDLLLLDEPTNYLDLEGTLWLEDHLAHYPRTVIVISHDRDLLESSVDQILHLDRGKLTLYRGSYSSFEEQRAARELLDAKQVKRQEAERARLQAFVDRFKAKASKARQAQSRVKMLERLKPITALVTQDVHEISFPPPEKTLSPPIIAVDNVSVGYDPTTPVLSRVTLRIDNDDRIALLGANGNGKSTLVKLLAGKLAPFSGRVTRADKLSIAYFAQHQLDELNEDASAYDHVRKLMGDAPEAKVRARAGAIGFSGKAADTKAGKLSGGEKARLLLGLATFFGPNMIILDEPTNHLDIDSRAALAEAINDFPGAVIMVSHDRYLIEACAEQLWLVADRTVTNYDGDLDDYRRVVLSAASADNSPRERTAPAEKLQRARSDNRGPLKKRIAEAEAEIARVSEIIAKIDTALALPDIFTRDPKQAAQLSKARANAADALARAEEQWLDASAQYDEAAT
- a CDS encoding histidine kinase, with the protein product MCGLLCFGSPSYADEAAKHILILHSYNYTFPATSMASDGARGRLLERSPQKIELDAEYLDLARFAEPGHEALMAGFLRDRYAHRRPDVVMVIGGDALPFVIRHRDDFAPHVPVVFLGVSKPGYAVAGPPPDVTGHIVDLAANLNATIALAERLQPDASRLFIIAGSGLVDRRWQPIARTVVEARGGKLDTTYLFDLRYDEVIAKVTQIPSDAIVILLSMFRDGGGKALMPSEVAAQLIKSSSAPVYAPYPYPVRGFIGGFSESYEAMGRTAGDIALEILAGKDPASIPPRTSSEAAYRVDYQAMHRWGLSEDNLPPGSVVLFKEPGVWELYHRYIIGAGSLIVLQSVLIAALIVQRSRRWAAEQDNRSKESALRTSYEQLRYLAGRLIHAQDEERQRIARELHDDVGQRVASLSIGLSSLRRRLPDSPDTTRAELARLQRMTVDLAEDMRDLSHGLHQGVLEHAGLPEALRERCEEITRGSNTSIDLDVAEGCTEVRDDVKLCLYRVAQEALRNIAKHAHARTGRISVAREDGQIVMKIADDGEGFDANASGSQCGLGLLSMRERVRMLGGTFEIKSAPQAGTIATICIPAGGSH
- a CDS encoding response regulator transcription factor, encoding MILADDHVMVAEGLGRLVGEVADLVAQVENGKQLVEAVQRLKPDIVVSDVTMPVMSGLEALRQLKAGGSKTRFIFLTVHTEPQLATQAIRDGACGYLLKAAAGEELLDAIRAVMADRIYLTPHITKDVLQTMSRSTDGGGPSLSSRQLEVLRLIAQGKRMKEIAAQLGISVRTVEDHKSQLLAALGVKSTADLVKFAIKQGLVPE